The window ATAAATTGCTTTTCCATTTGTTGTGTTTAGACATAATGTAAAATGGATAGGTGCTCCTTTATGCAGTACTTAGGCTGATGTGCATTCATTACCTTTAGATGTGTTTTTCAGGGATCTTGCTCAACGAGGCTTACCATGCCAAGTGCTAAATCTGAGGTCCTCCCATTTCCGAAAGCTCACCATGGTTGGGAATTTTATGCGGATGCACACCCTTAACCTGGATTCCAGTGCATCCCTTACTAACTTCCGTGAGGAGTGTTTTACCTGTATGCCAAATTTGAAGTTCCTCTCGTTGTGTGAGACAAGAATCACTAATTTATGGACTACCACGGCTGCACTTGCAAAACTGCCCTCCTTAGTTGAATTACGCTTTCAGAATTTTTTACAAGATGATGAAGCACGTAAACATCCTGCATCAGATAGAAGGGATGACTACTGGGATTCAGATCATACAGAGATTAGTATTCATGATGAAGCGCCATCAGTTAGTGGTGAAAGTATCATGTATAGGCATTTTAATGAAGAACAATATTTGAATAATACTGATATGAATATTGATAGTAGTAGTGAAGATTCATCTGATGACAGTGAAGTGGATTTTTCAAGTCAGGATCGTGAAACGAGTTCCATGGAACTCTTGCCTGATGCACCTCCTGGTTGGGAGGATCTGGTTAATCTGCAAAATGAGGTATACCAacaattattttttgtattattgtTACATATATCACTTAGCATGAACAATTAACCAGATTCCGCTTCTTATTTTTAATTGGGCTGAGAACACCAGTGATATGGATAACAGGAAAGTAAAGTTACTCTCTCTCGTATAGCACTCTTCTCTATGTTTTCCCTCTGATATTAATATCCAAAAACTAGGGGGTATAAATTAATTTATCTTTTGACACCATCATCTCTCTGCTTCTACGACCTGCTAAAGCTTTGCATGCTAAAAGTTTGATTTCACTGCAGAACACCTCCCTCAATGCCCCTATATTTGAGTGGGAAAAAATGACAGTTGTCTTTTTATTGCACCATGACAGGTTTCTTTTGGCACATTAGATATGCAGGATGACGAAGAGCCCTTCTTCCGTTTGTCTGACTCACGACTGTCATACATTGCTCCAAAGAAGTGTATATCTCATAATCCTTCACCAATATGCTTTGAAAAATTCTACCGCGAGTACATGATAGTCTCACTGCCAAACCTGAAAATTCTTGATAACTTGCCTATTAGGAAGGTTGACAGAGAAAAGGCCGAAGTGATCTTCTCACAAAATTTTGAGTACCTACCATATAAGAGGAAGAATAAGGAGAGTGTTGTCAGCATTCTGCAAAAGCGTGAGACTAGAGCAAACCATACTCGCAGGCTCTTTCCTAGGCGAAAGTCGCAATACTATTATTCTAGGTCATTGTCTGCTGCCAAAGTTGGTTCTGCTGCTTGGCCTGCCCTTTGTCCCCTCCCTATCATGGACACCACAGCAAGAGATGATAGAAGAAGCTATCGACCACGCCAATTTGAGTATCATCCGTCTGATGCAAGCCTTATGGTTTTTGGAACATTGGATGGTGAAGTGATTGTTATAAACCATGAGAGTGGAAAAATTGTCAGTTACATTCCCTCACTTGGAACAATGAACAGTGTTCTGGGTTTATGCTGGCTAAAAAATTATCCCTCCAAGGTATATCATCTAAAAGCTGTAAGTTATGACTGTATCTGGTGAAGGAATATTCCTGGAAATTGTGTTCCTTGGAATCCCTCTGTGCATACTATTGTATTTCAGactattctttttttcttctgaTAATGGTAACATGTATTTCAGACTATTCTTTTCTTGCTAAACATGCTCCTTGCTGTTTCTGGTTTACACCTGATATTATTAATAATTTAGATATATTGTTGTTCATTTCCTGAATAATGTTGTCCAAAAACTGAATAAGAATCCAACCTTTGGCCGCAACTAGAAGTTGTAATTCTCAAGTAATATCAAAGGATTTGCAAGTATTTTGGGAAatgcttttcttttttataatagCCATGGGTCCTCTATTAGTCTCCATGAACTCTGCAGAGGAAAAAATTTCAATGGccatgcatatatatgtatagatTTTTAAAGCGTTGTAAACTCAACCACGCCAAGTCGTTGAACTTGAGCACCTGCCTATTTTGATAAAACCCTTTTGTTTTTCTCAGGTCATTGCTGGTTCTGATAATGGTTCACTTAGATTGTATGACATCCGGTTGATGCCTCCAACAGCCACAGGCAGCCATCAGAGTGCAGGTTCAATTATGTTTGATGACTTTGACCAGTTAACATCTGTTCACGTCAACTCTACCGACGAGTTATTTCTTGCGAGTGGATACTCAAAACATGTTGCTCTGTACGACATTAGCAGTGGCAGACGCTTGCAGGTGTTTGATGATATGCACCGAGAACATATTAATGTCGTTAAATTTTCACACCACTCTCCATCTATTTTTGCCACTTCATCATTTGATCGGGATGTTAAGATGTGGGATTTAAGACAGAAACCAAACCAGCCTTGCTATACTGCTTTAAGTTCTCGAGGGAATGTGATGGTTTGCTTTTCCCCTGATGACCAATATCTTCTTGTTTCGGCTGTTGACAACGAGGTAATTTATTGAGATAAGTCAGAGGTTTTGTCCCATTTACAATGATTCTCCATGTCGGTCCCTGCTGTTATTGTGATTGTCTGGAGCTTTTTTCGTGATATGTCCCTGTTGCGAAAATTTCAATGTATAGCACAAAGTAATCATATCATATTACATGTACTTATAAAAATAATCATATTATATTACATATAGATTTTACCAAGAAACCTTTTTATCTTAAATGCTTGACTTCCACTATCACCCTCGTATTCTTTAATCGAGGTTAGAAGAGAACTGAATGCTATCTGATAATGTCATCAAATTGTTAGGAAATGATTAACTCATAAAGATGATTAAATATTCGGACAATTATCACCTTGGAAACCTGTATGCAATAGCCACTAAACAAAGAATTGGCCAATGTAACAGGAGAAAAGAGATTTAAGTACTGGCTGAACTCTACAGAATTACGATTGATGTTGTATACCTGCAGCGAAGCCATTCCGAAGGCTGACAGGAAGAGGACAATTGTTTAGGACCAACTTCCTTGGATATCCCAGGAGACATACTCCTATAAAACAAAAGTTTGATATGCAAAAAGAGAGCAAGAACTTCTAAAAGCATATAAAATGCTCATTATTTACTGAGGAATATCTTCTTTTTCCCCCTCATTTCCTTTGAGAAGGTTGATGAACTTATAAATTTgataacaagaaaaaaaaaattgttccaTACAAATAATGGCCCAACATTCACGTGGATAGGATAGTTTTAAGAGGGATATGTGCCAAACTGGCATAATACAGCAGTAAAATGAAAAGATTTATGAAAGTGGTTTTTAATGGATTTGTATTATATGCAGTTCCGCAAAACATCATCCTTTTCCAGGTTTTATTGAGAACATGGAAAAATTATTGGCAGGTGAAACAATTGTTAGCTGTTGATGGGAGGCTCCATCTAGATTTTACTATAACTTCAACAGGGAGCTCTCAGAATTATACTCGCTCTTATTACATGAACGGAAGGGATTATGTCATCAGCGGAAGCTGTGATGAACATGTAGTCCGCATCTGCTGTGCTCAAACGGGTAGGCGGCTTAGAGATGTATCATTGGAGGTAATCTGGTTTAACTTAGCTTGCTTTTCCACTGTTTTCAATTTAACTGATTCGAAAACATGATGATTATCTTTAACATCATAATTGCACTGGTTGCTGTTTGACTGAGATTGTATCTTCATGTTGTTCAGGGAAAAGGTTCAGGAGCTTCAATGTTTGTCCAATCATTGA of the Nicotiana tabacum cultivar K326 chromosome 7, ASM71507v2, whole genome shotgun sequence genome contains:
- the LOC107818011 gene encoding protein DWD HYPERSENSITIVE TO UV-B 1-like isoform X2; this encodes MASGTDISSLETRYICSCQARGITPNKQVLSALFKAKLKKARHEVSSLVILLDDIQDADFHSLLDLLMEVDVSEIDAVDVINRSVCTLSWEYLLSLLRASSRKLRVVDLQDILFGKDFLLDLAQRGLPCQVLNLRSSHFRKLTMVGNFMRMHTLNLDSSASLTNFREECFTCMPNLKFLSLCETRITNLWTTTAALAKLPSLVELRFQNFLQDDEARKHPASDRRDDYWDSDHTEISIHDEAPSVSGESIMYRHFNEEQYLNNTDMNIDSSSEDSSDDSEVDFSSQDRETSSMELLPDAPPGWEDLVNLQNEVSFGTLDMQDDEEPFFRLSDSRLSYIAPKKCISHNPSPICFEKFYREYMIVSLPNLKILDNLPIRKVDREKAEVIFSQNFEYLPYKRKNKESVVSILQKRETRANHTRRLFPRRKSQYYYSRSLSAAKVGSAAWPALCPLPIMDTTARDDRRSYRPRQFEYHPSDASLMVFGTLDGEVIVINHESGKIVSYIPSLGTMNSVLGLCWLKNYPSKVIAGSDNGSLRLYDIRLMPPTATGSHQSAGSIMFDDFDQLTSVHVNSTDELFLASGYSKHVALYDISSGRRLQVFDDMHREHINVVKFSHHSPSIFATSSFDRDVKMWDLRQKPNQPCYTALSSRGNVMVCFSPDDQYLLVSAVDNEVKQLLAVDGRLHLDFTITSTGSSQNYTRSYYMNGRDYVISGSCDEHVVRICCAQTGRRLRDVSLEGKGSGASMFVQSLRGDPFRDFSMSVLAAYIRPSSNSEIVKVNLLASSDQDKGYSYTQHSHPLFSSGG
- the LOC107818011 gene encoding protein DWD HYPERSENSITIVE TO UV-B 1-like isoform X1, which encodes MLYCYCFVMFLTNGLELSNSQIESRYICSCQARGITPNKQVLSALFKAKLKKARHEVSSLVILLDDIQDADFHSLLDLLMEVDVSEIDAVDVINRSVCTLSWEYLLSLLRASSRKLRVVDLQDILFGKDFLLDLAQRGLPCQVLNLRSSHFRKLTMVGNFMRMHTLNLDSSASLTNFREECFTCMPNLKFLSLCETRITNLWTTTAALAKLPSLVELRFQNFLQDDEARKHPASDRRDDYWDSDHTEISIHDEAPSVSGESIMYRHFNEEQYLNNTDMNIDSSSEDSSDDSEVDFSSQDRETSSMELLPDAPPGWEDLVNLQNEVSFGTLDMQDDEEPFFRLSDSRLSYIAPKKCISHNPSPICFEKFYREYMIVSLPNLKILDNLPIRKVDREKAEVIFSQNFEYLPYKRKNKESVVSILQKRETRANHTRRLFPRRKSQYYYSRSLSAAKVGSAAWPALCPLPIMDTTARDDRRSYRPRQFEYHPSDASLMVFGTLDGEVIVINHESGKIVSYIPSLGTMNSVLGLCWLKNYPSKVIAGSDNGSLRLYDIRLMPPTATGSHQSAGSIMFDDFDQLTSVHVNSTDELFLASGYSKHVALYDISSGRRLQVFDDMHREHINVVKFSHHSPSIFATSSFDRDVKMWDLRQKPNQPCYTALSSRGNVMVCFSPDDQYLLVSAVDNEVKQLLAVDGRLHLDFTITSTGSSQNYTRSYYMNGRDYVISGSCDEHVVRICCAQTGRRLRDVSLEGKGSGASMFVQSLRGDPFRDFSMSVLAAYIRPSSNSEIVKVNLLASSDQDKGYSYTQHSHPLFSSGG
- the LOC107818011 gene encoding protein DWD HYPERSENSITIVE TO UV-B 1-like isoform X3 — encoded protein: MEVDVSEIDAVDVINRSVCTLSWEYLLSLLRASSRKLRVVDLQDILFGKDFLLDLAQRGLPCQVLNLRSSHFRKLTMVGNFMRMHTLNLDSSASLTNFREECFTCMPNLKFLSLCETRITNLWTTTAALAKLPSLVELRFQNFLQDDEARKHPASDRRDDYWDSDHTEISIHDEAPSVSGESIMYRHFNEEQYLNNTDMNIDSSSEDSSDDSEVDFSSQDRETSSMELLPDAPPGWEDLVNLQNEVSFGTLDMQDDEEPFFRLSDSRLSYIAPKKCISHNPSPICFEKFYREYMIVSLPNLKILDNLPIRKVDREKAEVIFSQNFEYLPYKRKNKESVVSILQKRETRANHTRRLFPRRKSQYYYSRSLSAAKVGSAAWPALCPLPIMDTTARDDRRSYRPRQFEYHPSDASLMVFGTLDGEVIVINHESGKIVSYIPSLGTMNSVLGLCWLKNYPSKVIAGSDNGSLRLYDIRLMPPTATGSHQSAGSIMFDDFDQLTSVHVNSTDELFLASGYSKHVALYDISSGRRLQVFDDMHREHINVVKFSHHSPSIFATSSFDRDVKMWDLRQKPNQPCYTALSSRGNVMVCFSPDDQYLLVSAVDNEVKQLLAVDGRLHLDFTITSTGSSQNYTRSYYMNGRDYVISGSCDEHVVRICCAQTGRRLRDVSLEGKGSGASMFVQSLRGDPFRDFSMSVLAAYIRPSSNSEIVKVNLLASSDQDKGYSYTQHSHPLFSSGG
- the LOC107818011 gene encoding protein DWD HYPERSENSITIVE TO UV-B 1-like isoform X4, producing MVGNFMRMHTLNLDSSASLTNFREECFTCMPNLKFLSLCETRITNLWTTTAALAKLPSLVELRFQNFLQDDEARKHPASDRRDDYWDSDHTEISIHDEAPSVSGESIMYRHFNEEQYLNNTDMNIDSSSEDSSDDSEVDFSSQDRETSSMELLPDAPPGWEDLVNLQNEVSFGTLDMQDDEEPFFRLSDSRLSYIAPKKCISHNPSPICFEKFYREYMIVSLPNLKILDNLPIRKVDREKAEVIFSQNFEYLPYKRKNKESVVSILQKRETRANHTRRLFPRRKSQYYYSRSLSAAKVGSAAWPALCPLPIMDTTARDDRRSYRPRQFEYHPSDASLMVFGTLDGEVIVINHESGKIVSYIPSLGTMNSVLGLCWLKNYPSKVIAGSDNGSLRLYDIRLMPPTATGSHQSAGSIMFDDFDQLTSVHVNSTDELFLASGYSKHVALYDISSGRRLQVFDDMHREHINVVKFSHHSPSIFATSSFDRDVKMWDLRQKPNQPCYTALSSRGNVMVCFSPDDQYLLVSAVDNEVKQLLAVDGRLHLDFTITSTGSSQNYTRSYYMNGRDYVISGSCDEHVVRICCAQTGRRLRDVSLEGKGSGASMFVQSLRGDPFRDFSMSVLAAYIRPSSNSEIVKVNLLASSDQDKGYSYTQHSHPLFSSGG